A DNA window from Camelina sativa cultivar DH55 chromosome 13, Cs, whole genome shotgun sequence contains the following coding sequences:
- the LOC104735838 gene encoding probable WRKY transcription factor 16 → MSRSSFLVDLYGAESKNPILNSSVNIICEETARYSFVSHLSAALRREGISISVFADTDLDYRNQGATLSVVVFSESNAFSLTWVDNFAKVLELRRNNGHKVTPVFYGVDPSGTNQGCWRHRRDISLDTSSLIFDVNPDAFKKMVSLRFLKVYNSYSENAPRLNFPKGLNSLPCELRLLHWENYPFEYLPQGFDLHELVELNMPYSQLKKLRARTKNLEMLKRIRLCHSQQLVEFDIPFEAQSIELIDLQGCTRLESFPAMTKSQHLRVLNLTGCRSIKTVPGLPPHIEELNLQGTSIEEIPISIVAGSSRPNCKELMNHMKNFPGLEHVDLEKAKKLIKVSPYDQGFRKLVRLNIKDCFHLRSLPDMYNLESLQVLDLSGCLHLEEIKCFPRNMKELYLAGTSIRELPYFPESLEFLNAHDCYLLKSVWLLFEQLPRH, encoded by the exons ATGTCAAGAAGT AGCTTCTTGGTCGACCTTTATGGTGCTGAATCAAAGAATCCAATTTTGAATTCCAGCGTCAACATCATCTGCGAGGAGACAGCACGGTACTCTTTCGTCAGCCACCTCTCCGCCGCTTTACGCCGCGAAGGTATCTCTATCTCTGTGTTTGCGGATACAGATCTCGATTATCGGAATCAGGGAGCTACGCTTTCGGTGGTAGTTTTCTCCGAGAGCAACGCCTTCTCCCTTACTTGGGTTGATAATTTCGCCAAGGTTCTTGAGCTTCGAAGGAACAACGGCCACAAGGTGACTCCTGTGTTCTACGGTGTTGATCCATCG GGAACCAATCAAG GTTGCTGGAGACATCGAAGGGATATATCTCTGGACACATCAAGCTTGATATTTGATGTCAACCCTGATGCCTTCAAGAAGATGGTCAGTCTAAGATTCCTAAAGGTATACAACTCCTACTCCGAAAATGCTCCACGGCTCAACTTTCCCAAGGGCCTCAATTCTCTGCCTTGTGAGCTAAGGCTCCTCCACTGGGAGAATTATCCTTTCGAATACTTGCCTCAAGGTTTTGACCTCCATGAACTTGTCGAACTTAATATGCCTTATAGTCAGCTTAAAAAACTCAGGGCAAGAACCAAG AACCTCGAGATGTTGAAGAGGATCAGGCTTTGTCATTCCCAGCAGCTAGTTGAATTTGATATACCTTTTGAAGCTCAAAGTATCGAGCTGATTGATCTCCAAGGTTGTACAAGGTTGGAGAGTTTTCCAGCCATGACGAAATCACAGCATCTCCGAGTTTTAAATCTCACAGGTTGCAGAAGTATTAAAACTGTCCCAGGGCTTCCACCACATATCGAGGAATTAAATCTCCAGGGAACTAGCATAGAAGAGATACCAATATCCATTGTGGCCGGCTCCTCTCGACCAAACTGCAAAGAGCTTATGAATCATATGAAAAACTTCCCGGGTCTTGAGCATGTCGATTTGGAAAAggcaaaaaaattgattaaagtTAGCCCATATGATCAAGGTTTTCGCAAGCTAGTCCGCTTGAATATAAAAGATTGTTTTCATCTGCGAAGTTTGCCTGACATGTATAATTTAGAATCTCTCCAAGTTCTTGATCTGTCTGGCTGCTTACACCTTGAGGAAATTAAGTGTTTCCCAAGAAACATGAAAGAGCTATATCTTGCTGGAACAAGCATACGAGAATTGCCATATTTTCCGGAAAGTCTAGAGTTCTTGAATGCTCATGATTGTTACCTTCTGAAGTCAGTTTGGTTGCTCTTTGAGCAGCTTCCTCGACACTAG
- the LOC104735841 gene encoding microfibrillar-associated protein 1, with product MSVTAGVSSDAAIAVREKLRGGIGQTRVRRYWPGKAPEWAEEAEDDDDVRMQTVSVLDRAFPKNDDLGVSRKDDPRLRRLAQTRVEDRDEVRADHRRIRKAEVVSTEEEEERNQEDRDDDDDDDEDALEERRRRIREKNLKRAEEEAALLPLEEEDEIQEEEEDEEESEYETDSEDDMPGIAMIKPVFVPKAERDTIAERERLEAEEEALEELAKRKLEMRKVETKQIVVEEVRKDEEIRKNMLLEEANIGDVETDDELNEAEEYEVWKTREIGRIKRERDAREAMLREREEIEKLRNMTEQERREWERKNPKPSSAQPKKKWNFMQKYYHKGAFFQADPDDEAGSAGTDGIFQRDFSAPTGEDRLDKSILPKVMQVKHFGRSGRTKWTHLVNEDTTDWSNPWTSNDPLREKYNKKMAGMDAPIAKPKGSKKMKDWET from the exons ATGTCTGTCACGGCCGGGGTAAGTAGTGATGCTGCAATTGCTGTTAGGGAGAAACTACGAGGTGGTATTGGACAGACTAGAGTGAGAAGGTATTGGCCTGGAAAAGCTCCGGAGTGGGCTGAGGAGGCCGAAGATGATGACGATGTTAGGATGCAGACAGTTTCTGTTCTGGATAGAGCTTTTCCAAAGAATGATGATTTAGGGGTTTCTAGGAAGGATGATCCAAGGCTGCGTCGTTTAGCTCAGACCAGAGTTGAAGACCGTGACGAAGTTAGAGCTGATCATAGGCGAATTAGAAAAGCTGAGGTTGTATctacggaagaagaagaagaaaggaatcaaGAGGAtagagacgatgatgatgatgatgatgaagatgccttggaagaaagaagaagaagaattagagAGAAGAATCTTAAAAGAGCTGAAGAGGAGGCTGCTCTACTTcctttagaagaagaagatgagatacaagaggaagaagaggatgaggaggagTCTGAGTACGAGACTGATTCAGAGGATGACATGCCTGGTATTGCCATGATCAAGCCTGTTTTTGTACCAAAAGCTGAGAGAGATACCATAGCAGAGCGTGAGAGACTTGaggctgaagaagaagctctcgAGGAATTAGCTAAGAGAAAACTGGAGATGAGGAAAGTAGAGACAAAGCAAATAGTGGTTGAGGAAGTTAGGAAAGATGAAGAGATACGGAAGAACATGCTGTTGGAAGAAGCAAACATTGGAGATGTGGAAACTGATGACGAACTCAATGAAGCTGAGGAGTATGAAGTCTGGAAGACAAGAGAGATCGGTAGgatcaagagagaaagagatgcaAGGGAAGCTATGCtgagagagagggaagaaatAGAGAAGTTGAGGAATATGACAGAGCAAGAGAGGAGAGAATGGGAGAGGAAGAATCCGAAACCTTCATCAGCTCAACCTAAAAAGAAGTGGAACTTTATGCAAAAATACTACCACAAGGGTGCCTTCTTCCAGGCAGATCCTGATGATGAGGCAGGTTCTGCTGGGACTGATGGTATATTTCAGCGCGACTTCTCTGCTCCAACTGGAGAAGATAGGTTGGACAAGTCGATTCTCCCCAAAGTTATGCAAGTCAAGCACTTTGGTCGTAGTGGAAGAACTAAATGGACTCACCTTGTCAATGAGGACACAACAGACTGGAGTAACCC GTGGACTTCCAATGATCCTCTACGCGaaaaatacaacaagaaaatggCAGGCATGGATGCTCCTATTGCAAAACCAAAGGGgagcaagaagatgaaagatTGGGAGACTTAA
- the LOC104735842 gene encoding uncharacterized protein LOC104735842, protein MISDRSEFRVQIRRLFVVMIRTSYRWICNHPFLLGFVGFLCFLHRYCPLLFSPLVTASPVLVCTFVLLGTILSFGEPNIPEIEKEEPETTTTVHEAAALFRTEVSRDAANANATVFERGDNSFTVESFVSKEEDVVVEDGNDDDTDRVGESLLSEVEDDVRPFDYRPLVDETLDEVKRDTQVRFEEKAFILKLDKRGERVEDRLIENDGMHGSGAERSNGGSLDDSKEDQLDVSPVSPWRPMRHEEDEDDDADRDDSLDSESDGAESSSPDASMTDIIPMLDELHPLLHSDAPGRGIADGEGSDASSEGPHRSSSDEGMESDVDSESQGEEGDNENDDGNEDEEEEEEEEEEEEKKKEDKDDESKSAIKWTEADQKNVMDLGSLELERNQRLENLIARRRARHNMRLMAERNLIDFDSADIPFNMPPISTARQNPFDAPYDSYDDMGLPPIPGSAPSIMFARRNPFDLPYEPNEEKPDLKGDGFQEEFSSQQPKDAVFRRHESFSVGPSMLGGPRHDRLRPFFVLERLANEGSSYYPFERQLSEVSESKVSSVPDTESVCTVLEDDEKKVDEHDADRENEIPKDNMASDNDEEKSHSVSDHDEEKSHSASDHDEEKSHSASDHDEEKSHSSEDSDFDEHADSRNLHHDVAEIILGRAETHQDQSNIMEGETSDKRKLDEEESSDSDSSLSEKEEKIPDISEDEAKSISERKVDLHEESGASSNPSFGELEIREVRGVEDDYHHDEPRAEESFITAHPSLDESAFQALCGLVDSHHEEPVYDSSPPSGSRFPSFSSVSSDYKTELPEKNGEEVEENEEREHEVNSESIGPVEIHSTSDEAETSTREVGETITHVTGEASHSIAEVGIDGQNNSTVSGSEFEDALLDPSSLPFNKNENADHQEDDSLSVSGQVDLEELHEDVREAVDTRTQDVSGSLVDLVSPTEAEVVSTGMVEQHLPIENTCSPLGSGDMREHVGALEVSPDVVHDIAETSVNRSVAEEIVHEEELAEKQKDEASLQTFNADIPIDSYATLSSGAVEYVETHSFNDEDVLQSEQEPVQSSVPDTEEETHPDQTMDIEVDSVNASAKNVGSEETTPSESDRELTWSDKSVVEQSSLEPGEDEVPTRAGSVVFSRNITFHEYHDAPEDTEELSCLTSNASSSPAESPEYTTPMVGEGSRAEFFRDGVYEELDYVVERLDQLPDLHAIPQSPPEVITEEADEIKEIDEGLLSELDTIGDFSIKEVVTDSEPGPSSVGPDTANELTEALPILEARSVEDIDSAFQQIHEGSEVEDVILPSAIQDQLAQENYGNSTETNSNLVVVEATSKEDLDTAINQSVVESMGVQIKSPESNGGSGETKFAVETEPSESLVEERSLDDTTVPLNNTPKKEEEKEEESRPKEITTSDVLPVETRSLEEISKPSEPKAEMSMEVISEDLDTAINQSVVESMGVQIKSPESNGGSGETKFAVETEPSESLVEERSLDDTTVPLNNTPKKEEEKEEESRPKEITTSDVLPVETRSLEEISKPSEPKAEMSMEVISEDLDTAINQSVVESMGVQIKSPESNGGSGETKFAVETEPSESLVEERSLDDTTVPLNNTPKKEEEKEEESRPKEITTSDVLPVETRSLEEISKPSEPKAEMSMEVISEDLDTAINQSVVESMGVQIKSPESNGGSGETKFAVETEPSESLVEERSLDDTTVPLNNTPKKEEEKEEESRPKEITTSDVLPVETRSLEEISKPSEPKAEMSMEVISERVVIPTEAAGPSNVTLSDEVVTEEAKGETESKADANLQGPESKETPAKLEENIAEQKGKEEKE, encoded by the exons atgatcAGTGATCGGTCGGAGTTCCGAGTTCAGATTCGGAGATTATTTGTGGTTATGATCAGAACGTCCTACAGATGGATTTGCAATCATCCCTTTCTTCTGGGATTCGTTGGTTTTTTGTGTTTCCTGCATAGATATTGTCCGCTTCTGTTTTCTCCGTTGGTGACTGCATCTCCTGTTTTggtttgtacttttgttttgcttggcACGATTTTGAGTTTTGGAGAGCCAAACATTCCTGAGATCGAAAAAGAAGAACCTGAAACTACTACTACTGTCCACGAGGCTGCTGCTCTTTTTAGAACAGAGGTATCGAGAGATGCTGCTAATGCTAATGCTACTGTTTTTGAGAGAGGTGATAATAGTTTTACGGTGGAGAGTTTTGTGAGCAAGGAGGAAGACGTAGTAGTTGAGGATGGGAATGATGATGATACGGATAGAGTTGGCGAAAGCTTACTCAGTGAGGTTGAGGACGATGTTCGACCCTTTGATTACAGGCCTTTGGTTGATGAGACTCTTGACGAGGTTAAACGGGATACTCAGGTCAGGTTTGAGGAAAAAGCATTTATTTTGAAGTTGGACAAGAGGGGTGAAAGAGTTGAGGATAGACTGATTGAAAATGATGGGATGCATGGTTCGGGTGCAGAACGATCAAATGGCGGATCTTTAGATGATTCCAAGGAAGATCAGTTGGATGTATCTCCAGTTTCACCTTGGAGACCAATGAGACAtgaggaggatgaggatgatgatgcgGACCGTGATGACTCGCTGGATTCTGAGTCTGATGGTGCTGAAAGCTCTTCACCTGATGCTTCTATGACAGACATCATCCCGATGCTTGACGAGCTTCACCCGCTTTTACACTCAGATGCCCCAGGTCGTGGTATCGCAGATGGTGAAGGATCAGATGCATCTTCAGAGGGGCCACACAGGAGTAGTAGTGATGAAGGGATGGAGTCTGATGTTGACAGTGAAAGTCAAGGAGAAGAAGGCGACAACGAGAATGATGATGGGaacgaggatgaagaagaagaagaagaagaggaagaagaggaagagaaaaagaaggaagataagGACGATGAAAGTAAATCAGCAATCAAATGGACAGAGGCtgaccaaaaaaatgttatggATCTAGGAAGTCTTGAACTTGAAAGAAACCAACGGTTGGAGAATCTTATTGCCAGGAGAAGGGCTCGCCACAACATGAGACTGATGGCAGAGCGAAATCTTATTGATTTTGACAGTGCTGATATTCCCTTTAATATGCCGCCAATCTCAACTGCAAGGCAGAATCCATTTGATGCTCCATATGATTCCTACGATGATATGGGATTACCACCTATCCCTGGATCTGCCCCGTCCATCATGTTTGCGAGGAGAAACCCATTTGATCTTCCATATGAGCCAAATGAAGAAAAGCCAGACCTCAAGGGTGACGGTTTCCAGGAAGAGTTTTCTTCTCAACAACCAAAGGATGCAGTGTTCAGAAGACATGAAAGTTTCAGTGTGGGCCCATCGATGCTTGGAGGTCCCAGGCATGATAGGCTACGACCCTTCTTTGTTCTAGAAAGATTAGCAAATGAGGGATCGAGCTATTATCCCTTTGAAAGGCAGCTCAGTGAAGTAAGTGAATCAAAGGTAAGTTCTGTTCCTGATACTGAATCTGTGTGCACTGTCCTGGAGGATGACGAGAAGAAGGTGGATGAACATGATGCTGATCGAGAAAACGAAATCCCGAAAGATAATATGGCTTCTgacaatgatgaagaaaaaagcCATTCAGTTTCTGACcatgatgaagaaaaaagcCATTCAGCTTCTGACcatgatgaagaaaaaagcCATTCAGCTTCTGACcatgatgaagaaaaaagcCACTCGTCTGAAGATTCCGATTTCGATGAACATGCTGATAGCAGGAATCTTCATCATGATGTGGCTGAGATAATACTGGGACGTGCAGAAACACACCAAGATCAATCAAACATAATGGAAGGAGAAACTTCTGATAAGAGAAAACTTGATGAAGAGGAGTCCAGTGATAGTGATTCATCTTtatcagagaaagaagaaaagataccGGATATTAGTGAAGATGAAGCAAAGTCGATTTCGGAGCGGAAAGTTGATCTTCATGAAGAATCAGGTGCTTCTTCCAATCCTTCTTTTGGTGAATTAGAAATCCGTGAGGTAAGGGGGGTGGAGGATGATTATCACCATGATGAACCTCGTGCTGAAGAATCTTTCATTACTGCACATCCCTCGCTTGATGAGTCAGCATTTCAAGCTCTTTGTGGTTTGGTGGACAGCCACCACGAAGAACCTGTTTACGATTCGAGTCCTCCCTCAGGCAGTAGATTCCCATCATTTTCTTCTGTATCGTCTGATTACAAAACAGAACTACCTGAAAAGAATggggaagaagtagaagaaaatgaagagagagaacATGAAGTTAATTCTGAAAGCATAGGTCCTGTGGAAATTCATTCAACTTCTGATGAGGCTGAAACAAGTACAAGGGAAGTAGGAGAGACTATCACACATGTTACAGGAGAGGCAAGCCATTCCATTGCGGAGGTTGGAATTGATGGTCAAAATAACTCAACTGTTTCAGGGTCTGAATTTGAGGATGCCTTACTTGATCCATCTTCTCTGCCTTTTAATAAGAACGAGAATGCTGATCACCAGGAGGATGATTCTTTATCTGTGTCTGGTCAAGTTGACCTGGAAGAGCTGCATGAAGATGTGAGAGAGGCTGTAGATACCAGAACACAAGATGTTAGTGGATCTTTGGTGGACTTGGTTTCTCCTACAGAAGCGGAAGTAGTATCTACAGGGATGGTTGAACAACATCTCCCAATTGAGAATACATGTTCACCTTTAGGATCTGGTGATATGAGGGAGCATGTGGGAGCACTGGAAGTATCACCTGATGTGGTACATGACATAGCTGAAACTTCTGTAAACAGGTCAGTAGCTGAAGAGATAGTGCACGAGGAAGAGCTAGccgagaaacaaaaagatgaagcCAGTCTTCAAACATTCAATGCAGACATCCCAATAGACAGCTATGCCACTTTGTCTTCTGGAGCAGTTGAGTATGTTGAGACACATTCATTTAATGACGAAGATGTTCTGCAATCGGAACAGGAACCAGTTCAGTCATCAGTTCCTGATACAGAGGAAGAAACTCACCCTGACCAAACAATGGATATCGAAGTAGACTCTGTAAATGCCAGTGCCAAAAATGTGGGATCTGAAGAAACAACTCCATCTGAGTCAGATAGAGAACTGACCTGGTCAGATAAATCTGTGGTAGAACAATCATCTCTTGAACCTGGTGAAGATGAA GTACCAACTCGTGCAGGTAGTGTTGTCTTTTCCCGCAACATCACCTTCCATGAGTATCACGATGCTCCTGAAGATACAGAGGAGTTATCTTGTTTGACGTCTAATGCATCCTCATCTCCAGCAGAATCTCCTGAGTACACGACACCTATGGTTGGTGAAGGCTCAAGGGCAGAGTTCTTCCGAGATGGTGTTTATGAGGAGCTTGACTATGTGGTGGAACGATTAGATCAGCTTCCAGACTTGCATGCAATACCTCAAAGTCCTCCTGAAGTTATCACTGAAGAGGCAGACGAGATCAAAGAGATTGATGAAGGATTATTATCTGAACTTGATACGATTGGAGACTTTAGTATTAAGGAAGTTGTGACAGATTCTGAACCTGGGCCATCTTCAGTAGGACCAGACACTGCCAACGAATTGACCGAAGCTCTGCCTATTCTTGAAGCGAGATCGGTTGAAGACATAGATTCTGCTTTCCAGCAGATCCATGAAGGATCTGAGGTTGAGGATGTCATTCTTCCAAGCGCCATTCAAGATCAGTTGGCTCAAGAAAATTATGGAAATTCGACAGAGACCAATTCAAATTTAGTAGTTGTGGAAGCTACATCGAAGGAAGACCTAGATACTGCTATAAATCAGTCTGTTGTAGAAAGCATGGGCGTGCAAATAAAGTCACCTGAATCGAATGGTGGGTCTGGAGAAACCAAGTTTGCAGTTGAAACCGAACCATCAGAGTCCTTGGTTGAAGAAAGATCTCTTGATGATACAACCGTTCCTTTGAACAACACacccaagaaagaagaagaaaaagaagaagaaagtagacCAAAAGAGATAACCACATCTGATGTCTTGCCTGTTGAAACTCGATCCCTGGAGGAAATTTCCAAGCCTTCTGAACCAAAAGCGGAGATGTCAATGGAAGTAATCTCTGAAGACCTAGATACTGCTATAAATCAGTCTGTTGTAGAAAGCATGGGCGTGCAAATAAAGTCACCTGAATCGAATGGTGGGTCTGGAGAAACCAAGTTTGCAGTTGAAACCGAACCATCAGAGTCCTTGGTTGAAGAAAGATCTCTTGATGATACAACCGTTCCTTTGAACAACACacccaagaaagaagaagaaaaagaagaagaaagtagacCAAAAGAGATAACCACATCTGATGTCTTGCCTGTTGAAACTCGATCCCTGGAGGAAATTTCCAAGCCTTCTGAACCAAAAGCGGAGATGTCAATGGAAGTAATCTCTGAAGACCTAGATACTGCTATAAATCAGTCTGTTGTAGAAAGCATGGGCGTGCAAATAAAGTCACCTGAATCGAATGGTGGGTCTGGAGAAACCAAGTTTGCAGTTGAAACCGAACCATCAGAGTCCTTGGTTGAAGAAAGATCTCTTGATGATACAACCGTTCCTTTGAACAACACacccaagaaagaagaagaaaaagaagaagaaagtagacCAAAAGAGATAACCACATCTGATGTCTTGCCTGTTGAAACTCGATCCCTGGAGGAAATTTCCAAGCCTTCTGAACCAAAAGCGGAGATGTCAATGGAAGTAATCTCTGAAGACCTAGATACTGCTATAAATCAGTCTGTTGTAGAAAGCATGGGCGTGCAAATAAAGTCACCTGAATCGAATGGTGGGTCTGGAGAAACCAAGTTTGCAGTTGAAACCGAACCATCAGAGTCCTTGGTTGAAGAAAGATCTCTTGATGATACAACCGTTCCTTTGAACAACACacccaagaaagaagaagaaaaagaagaagaaagtagacCAAAAGAGATAACCACATCTGATGTCTTGCCTGTTGAAACTCGATCCCTGGAGGAAATTTCCAAGCCTTCTGAACCAAAAGCGGAGATGTCAATGGAAGTAATCTCTGAAAGAGTGGTGATTCCCACAGAAGCCGCTGGTCCTAGTAATGTAACACTAAGTGATGAAGTTGTGACCGAGGAAGCGAAAGGTGAGACTGAGAGCAAAGCAGATGCGAATTTACAGGGTCCTGAGTCCAAAGAAACTCCAGCGAAATTGGAGGAAAACATTGCAGAGCAAAAAGGAAAGGAGGAGAAGGAGTAA